TGGAGGCCAATTGACCGGCATCCAGTTGACCGAACGGCACATCCACACCCAGCAACTTGCCGCCGAATACTTCCTGCAGCAGCGGCGAAGCCATGCCGAGGATGCCAATACCGGCAGATACGTTCAGGCACAGCACCAGCCAGACCAGGCGGAATTGCGGGGTTTTCCACGCCACATTCACGTGGACGTGACGGTGGGTGATCATCGCGTTGCTGGCTTTTTTCGCCGGCGCGGTCCAGCCCTCAGGCTTCCAACCGGTTGGCGGAACACGATAGGACAGTGCGCCGCCGATCATGAACACGAAGTAGATCGCGGCCATCACCAGGAAGCTCTGCCACACGCCTACGCTGGTTGGCGTAGCGAAGTGGCCCATCAATGCCGCTGCCAACGGGGCGCCTACCATCGCGCCGCCGCCGAAGCCCATGATCGCCATGCCGGTAGCCATGCCGCGCTTGTCCGGGAACCACTTGATCAGGGTCGACACGGGCGAGATATAGCCCAGGCCCAGGCCGATACCGCCAATGACCCCGGAGCCGATCCACATCAGCCAGATCTGGTGGGTATAGATGCCCAACGCCGAGATCAACAGACCGCCACACCAGCACAATGCCGATACAACGCCAGCCTTACGCGGCCCGGCATGTTCCAGCCAACCGCCCCAGATCGCTGCCGAGCAGCCCAGGAAGATGAAGAACAGGGTGTAGATCCAGCCCAGCATGGAGATGGGCCAGTCGCATTGGGACGAGAAGACTTGTGCGATGAAGCTCATGTCCGGCGCGCAGGCGACCGGCTTGGTGACGCCCAGTGCCTTGGACAGCGGCAGCCAGAACACCGAGAAACCGTAGGCCATGCCGATGCACAGGTGGATGGCCAGCGCGGCCGGTGGAACCAGCCAGCGGTTGAACCCGGGCTTGGCGATAATGCGTTCCTTGGACAGGAAAGCAGGCTGCGCGGCAGTTGAAGCTGCCGCAGTGCTAGTGCTCATTGGTGTTTCCCCCAGTTGTTAGTATGTGTCCGTCAGGCGCTCTCTCCCTCGGCCTTGCACGCAGAGCGTTGGCCGTTGTTTTGAGTAAAGCTCCATTTGAGCGCGACGCTATGTCGCAGAAGGCAGACGAACCGGCGCAGATTAGCACCTGCGGATGACAGAAAAACCAAACTGATATCACCTTTTTCGGAATATCTGTTTTGTTTGACGCCAAATTCCCGTTTTGCTGGGGCTGGATACAATGTAACGATCTGCGAACTGACGTACGGTTAGCGGCGTTATACTCTGCGGCTAAATTTTGAAATCGACATACAAGGACTCGCCCATGAAAGCGTTCGGCAAAATCCTGGGTCTGGTACTTCTCGGGCTGTTGCTGATCATTGTGGCTCTGGGCTTTGCCCTGACCCATCTCTTCGATCCCAACGACTATAAAGACGAGATTCGCCAGATTGCCCGCGACAAGGCCCACATCGAGCTGACGCTCAATGGCGACATCGGCTGGAGCCTGTTTCCCTGGCTCGGCCTGGAGCTGCACGAAGCCAGCGTGGCGACCCTGACCAATCCAACCCAACCGTTCGCCGACCTGCAGATGCTCGGCCTGTCGGTCCGCGTGCTGCCGCTGCTGCGCCGTGAAGTGCAGATGAGCGACGTGCGCGTCGAGGGCCTGAACCTGCGCCTCAACCGCGACAAGCAAGGCCATGGCAACTGGGAGGACATCGGCAAGAACGTGACCCAGACGTCTGCCGGCACTCCCGCCACGGTGGAACAACCGGCCGACGAGCCTGAAAAACCATCCAAGCCGATTCGCCTGGACATCGACAGCCTGACCATCAACAACGCCCGCGTTGAATACAACGACGAGCAGACCGGCAAGCAGTTCAGCGCCGAAAGCATTCAGTTGAGCGCTGGCGCCGTGCACGAAGGCGCCAGCATTCCGGTAAAACTCACCGCCTTCTTCGGCAGCAACCAGCCGGTGATGCGCATCAAGACCGAGCTCAACGGTAACCTGCGCATCCAGCGCGCCCTCAAGCGCTACCAGTTCGAAGACATGAAGATCACCGGCGAAGCCACGGGCGAGCCGCTGCAAGGCAAGACCGTGAGCTTCTCCACCCAAGGCCAGTTGCTGGTGGACCAAGCGGCGAATATCGCCGAGTGGACCAACCTGAAACTCTCGGCCAACCAACTGCGTGCCTTGGGCGAATTGAAGGTCAACAACCTGGACAAGACCCCGCAATTCAGCGGCGCCCTGTCCATCGCCCAGTTTGACCTGGCCAAGTTCCTCGACAGCGTTGGCCATCCGCTGCCGCCCATGGCCGAAGGCAGCCTGAGCAAGGTCGAGCTGGTCAGCCGCCTCACCGGCACGCCGACCAGCGCGGCCTTTGAAGACTTGAACCTGAAACTCGACGGCAGCACCTTCACGGGTCGCCTCGCCGTGGACGACTTTGCCAAGCAGTCGCTGCGAGTCCAGCTCAAGGGCGACACCTTCAACGCTGACAACTACCTGCCGGCCAAGTCCGAATCCGCCAAGGGCGCGGCCGCCGCACGTCAGGCCGAAGTCCAGAACAGCGAGGCTGGCGCCATGGCCGCCGGTGGCACCACCCCGCTGCCGGATGCCCCGACCAAAGGCGCCTGGAGCACCGACAAACTGTTGCCATTGCCTCGCCTGCGCACGCTGGACGTGAACGCCGACCTCTCCTTCGGCCAACTGACCTTGAGCAAGTTGCCAATCCAGAACGCTGCGCTGAAAGCGTCCGGCATTGATGGCCAGCTCAAGCTCGACACCCTCAGCGGCGGTCTTTACAACGGTACTTTCCAGGCTAACGGCAACCTCGACGTGCGCCAGGATATTCCCGTGCTGGCGCTGCAAACCCACATCAAGCAAGTGCCGGTCGAACGGATCCTGCAAGCCCAAGGGCAAACGCCGCCAGTGAAGGGCCAGATCACCCTCGACAGCAATCTCAGCGGCCGTGGCAACAGCCAAAAAGCCCTGATCGACAGCCTCAACGGCACTGCCAGCTTTGTGATCAATAACGGCGTGCTGCTCAACGCCAACCTCGAACAGCAACTGTGCACCGGTATCGCCCTGCTCAACCGCAAGACCTTGAGCACCACGCCGCAGGGCAAGGACACGCCATTCCAGGAGTTGAAGGGCAACCTGACCTTCCGTAACGGCGTAGCCAGCAACCCGGACCTTAAAGTGCGCATCCCAGGGCTGACGGTAAACGGCAACGGTGACGTCGACCTGCGCGTGCTGGGCATGGATTACCGCGTCGGCATCATCGTCGAAGGTGACCAGCGCGACGTACCGGACCCTGCCTGCCAAGTAGGCTCCAACTTCCAGAACATCGAAGTCCCGCTGCGCTGTCGCGGCCCGCTGGAGCTGGGTGCAAAGGCGTGCCGCCTGGACAAGGACGGCCTGAGCCAAGTGGCGATCAAGGCTGCTGGCAACAAGCTCAGCGAGAAGCTGGAAGAGAAACTCGACAAGGTTAATCCACAACTCAAAGATGCTTTGAAAGGCCTGTTC
The Pseudomonas poae DNA segment above includes these coding regions:
- a CDS encoding MFS transporter — translated: MSTSTAAASTAAQPAFLSKERIIAKPGFNRWLVPPAALAIHLCIGMAYGFSVFWLPLSKALGVTKPVACAPDMSFIAQVFSSQCDWPISMLGWIYTLFFIFLGCSAAIWGGWLEHAGPRKAGVVSALCWCGGLLISALGIYTHQIWLMWIGSGVIGGIGLGLGYISPVSTLIKWFPDKRGMATGMAIMGFGGGAMVGAPLAAALMGHFATPTSVGVWQSFLVMAAIYFVFMIGGALSYRVPPTGWKPEGWTAPAKKASNAMITHRHVHVNVAWKTPQFRLVWLVLCLNVSAGIGILGMASPLLQEVFGGKLLGVDVPFGQLDAGQLASIAAIAAGFTGLLSLFNIGGRFFWASFSDYLGRKNTYFVFFALGFALYALIPNLGHLGNVSLFVAAFCIILSMYGGGFATVPAYLADLFGTQMVGAIHGRLLTAWAAAGVLGPVLVNYLREYQLSIGVERAAAYDITLYILAGLLVLGFICNLLVRPVADKYFMTDAELAAEQALGHDKGADATTSLEWKAASGSVPLAIAAWLVVGIPLAWGVWVTLQKTAVLFH
- a CDS encoding AsmA family protein, whose protein sequence is MKAFGKILGLVLLGLLLIIVALGFALTHLFDPNDYKDEIRQIARDKAHIELTLNGDIGWSLFPWLGLELHEASVATLTNPTQPFADLQMLGLSVRVLPLLRREVQMSDVRVEGLNLRLNRDKQGHGNWEDIGKNVTQTSAGTPATVEQPADEPEKPSKPIRLDIDSLTINNARVEYNDEQTGKQFSAESIQLSAGAVHEGASIPVKLTAFFGSNQPVMRIKTELNGNLRIQRALKRYQFEDMKITGEATGEPLQGKTVSFSTQGQLLVDQAANIAEWTNLKLSANQLRALGELKVNNLDKTPQFSGALSIAQFDLAKFLDSVGHPLPPMAEGSLSKVELVSRLTGTPTSAAFEDLNLKLDGSTFTGRLAVDDFAKQSLRVQLKGDTFNADNYLPAKSESAKGAAAARQAEVQNSEAGAMAAGGTTPLPDAPTKGAWSTDKLLPLPRLRTLDVNADLSFGQLTLSKLPIQNAALKASGIDGQLKLDTLSGGLYNGTFQANGNLDVRQDIPVLALQTHIKQVPVERILQAQGQTPPVKGQITLDSNLSGRGNSQKALIDSLNGTASFVINNGVLLNANLEQQLCTGIALLNRKTLSTTPQGKDTPFQELKGNLTFRNGVASNPDLKVRIPGLTVNGNGDVDLRVLGMDYRVGIIVEGDQRDVPDPACQVGSNFQNIEVPLRCRGPLELGAKACRLDKDGLSQVAIKAAGNKLSEKLEEKLDKVNPQLKDALKGLFKR